A stretch of the Jeotgalibacillus malaysiensis genome encodes the following:
- a CDS encoding type II secretion system protein E, producing the protein MSSRKNPIVVKKQGKKYKLIELKREMGREFQILEMYDRNRKPLGRYDVQHTPLLSVDGELEIVKFVYKKADGTYVDEETLTLLKSNERTSFLTDEELKYEEIKKRLQEVMERPEGTPVEVEKHTELLKETTVHEGARKYVLSKIRKYLATWNVVKRQELESYAYKLYADLYGMGALQELDDDEEVGEIMVNAVTFPEFSCDVYYIKNGVKYKSDKTFSNLNELEKVFDRVIYFSKKERNNVENAIIEAIRPNRDRVNMVTPFASDNWLLNIRKFTNFIPNLDMMKKSGTVDEFVDRLMDVLVRGKANIGIGGAMGTGKTTFINFLLTYTDPIERKVVIASVAETDVDRVLKGHDVGVFNVDEERGFTFEKLLRTSLRTTADRVIIPESRGGEFKQLYEANLKTRGNMFTAHALDDESFMEMCVDMYMSSPDSGSESSTHIKNKLTKGIDVVLIMRKVGDKIRIKSISEILVNEKGEYAGMNPLYVWTFDPENPLDGAYARTENRLSQRLKTQLNENGVMMSEMQDL; encoded by the coding sequence ATGAGTTCACGAAAGAACCCGATTGTGGTCAAAAAACAGGGTAAGAAATATAAGTTAATTGAGTTAAAACGGGAAATGGGGCGTGAGTTCCAAATCCTGGAGATGTATGACCGAAATCGAAAACCTTTGGGTCGATATGACGTTCAACATACACCGCTCTTGTCTGTAGATGGCGAACTAGAGATTGTTAAGTTTGTCTATAAAAAAGCAGACGGGACGTATGTGGATGAAGAAACGCTTACGCTGTTGAAATCAAATGAACGAACTTCTTTTTTAACAGATGAAGAACTCAAATATGAAGAAATTAAGAAACGTCTTCAAGAGGTCATGGAACGTCCGGAAGGAACACCTGTCGAGGTGGAAAAACATACAGAGTTGCTGAAAGAAACCACCGTTCACGAAGGGGCTCGAAAATATGTCCTCAGTAAGATTCGCAAATATTTAGCGACTTGGAATGTGGTCAAGCGTCAAGAACTAGAGTCTTATGCCTATAAGCTTTATGCTGATTTATATGGGATGGGAGCCCTTCAAGAACTCGATGATGATGAAGAAGTCGGGGAGATTATGGTGAACGCAGTCACCTTCCCGGAATTTAGCTGTGACGTGTATTACATCAAGAATGGTGTGAAGTACAAATCAGACAAGACCTTCTCCAACCTCAATGAGCTTGAAAAAGTCTTCGACCGTGTCATCTACTTCTCCAAAAAAGAACGGAACAACGTAGAGAATGCCATCATTGAAGCCATTCGCCCTAACCGTGACCGTGTAAACATGGTCACACCGTTCGCCTCAGATAACTGGCTCCTGAATATTCGAAAATTCACTAACTTCATTCCAAACCTTGACATGATGAAAAAAAGCGGAACAGTCGATGAATTTGTTGACCGATTAATGGACGTGCTTGTTCGAGGGAAAGCCAATATCGGAATTGGTGGTGCAATGGGTACAGGTAAGACGACATTCATCAACTTCCTTCTCACATACACTGACCCGATTGAGCGAAAAGTTGTTATCGCCTCTGTTGCGGAGACCGATGTAGACCGTGTGCTGAAAGGGCATGACGTTGGGGTGTTCAACGTGGATGAAGAGCGTGGGTTTACCTTCGAAAAACTTCTGAGAACATCTCTCCGTACAACCGCTGACCGTGTTATCATCCCGGAATCCCGTGGTGGCGAGTTTAAACAGCTGTATGAAGCGAACTTAAAAACTCGTGGAAACATGTTCACGGCTCACGCCCTGGATGATGAATCCTTCATGGAAATGTGTGTGGATATGTATATGTCTTCACCAGATTCAGGGAGTGAAAGTTCAACTCACATCAAGAACAAATTGACAAAAGGGATTGATGTCGTGCTTATCATGCGTAAGGTTGGAGATAAAATCCGGATTAAGTCCATCTCTGAGATTTTGGTCAATGAGAAGGGTGAGTATGCGGGAATGAATCCTCTTTATGTATGGACATTTGACCCTGAGAATCCGCTTGATGGAGCGTATGCTCGAACAGAAAATCGTTTGAGTCAAAGATTGAAAACGCAGTTAAACGAGAACGGCGTCATGATGTCGGAGATGCAAGACCTGTAA
- a CDS encoding poly(ADP-ribose) polymerase, translated as MATAVNASYSNFQVQKVHRKDILNYASLGANSNKFYILEIQEGIGKEPFAVYCEYGRLGSNPQKKHRFFSSLYGAEREYEKIKRSKESKGYKVVDVQDQVGQVKVEVKDARTKEVSQIKNKVHRLIGKLYQSATSYLVSSIQTPLGKISGTQVAKGLAVLKQIEELLDKGNPSIHQVQRLSDEFYSVIPVPFGSRVDVKRFLIDDYVKLNDKKDLLGVMSSVVQAQDTLEKTLQEKYESLNIKLKPLSSRTKEYKRLVEKVNNSHSSHHRFKVGVSEIFEVEDMVGHNEFNPYNVETMELFHGSRNENILSIMQSGLKIKPSSAVHTGSMFGSGIYFASEVTKSANYCWGFGNASNDSYYMFICEVATGKIKDYDSAQSHLRSAPSPYNSVRGVKGRSLYHDEYIVYKDNQVKIKYIVEFKKN; from the coding sequence ATGGCAACTGCAGTCAATGCGTCATACAGTAATTTTCAGGTGCAGAAAGTACACCGGAAAGACATTCTGAACTATGCTTCACTAGGAGCAAACTCCAATAAATTTTACATTTTAGAAATTCAGGAAGGTATCGGGAAAGAACCCTTTGCCGTCTACTGTGAATATGGTCGTCTTGGTTCAAACCCACAGAAAAAGCACCGCTTTTTCTCAAGTCTTTATGGAGCTGAACGTGAGTACGAAAAAATCAAACGTTCAAAGGAAAGCAAGGGCTACAAAGTTGTTGATGTACAAGACCAGGTGGGACAGGTAAAGGTTGAAGTGAAAGACGCTCGCACGAAAGAGGTTTCTCAAATTAAAAACAAGGTTCATCGTTTGATTGGGAAGCTTTATCAATCCGCAACATCTTACCTTGTCAGTTCGATTCAAACGCCTTTAGGAAAAATTTCAGGCACTCAGGTTGCGAAAGGACTTGCTGTTCTCAAACAGATTGAGGAATTGTTAGACAAGGGAAATCCTAGCATTCATCAAGTTCAGCGATTGTCCGATGAGTTCTACTCAGTTATTCCGGTGCCATTCGGAAGTCGAGTTGATGTGAAGCGATTCTTGATTGACGACTATGTAAAGCTAAACGACAAGAAAGACTTGCTAGGTGTTATGAGTTCGGTCGTACAAGCACAGGACACGCTTGAAAAGACGCTTCAAGAGAAGTATGAATCGCTCAATATCAAATTAAAGCCGCTCAGCAGTCGTACAAAAGAATACAAACGACTAGTGGAGAAGGTAAACAACAGCCATAGTTCACACCATCGTTTCAAGGTTGGCGTTTCCGAAATCTTCGAAGTGGAAGATATGGTCGGACACAATGAGTTCAACCCTTACAATGTCGAAACAATGGAACTGTTTCACGGTTCACGAAACGAGAACATTCTTTCCATCATGCAAAGCGGTTTGAAAATCAAACCATCGTCTGCGGTTCACACCGGCTCGATGTTTGGTTCTGGAATCTATTTCGCAAGTGAGGTCACGAAATCAGCGAACTATTGTTGGGGATTCGGTAACGCTTCAAATGATAGCTATTACATGTTTATCTGCGAAGTCGCCACTGGGAAAATTAAAGACTATGATTCGGCTCAGTCCCACCTTCGCTCAGCACCAAGCCCATATAACTCGGTTCGTGGTGTGAAAGGTCGTTCGCTTTACCATGATGAGTACATTGTCTATAAAGACAACCAGGTCAAAATTAAATATATTGTTGAATTCAAAAAGAATTAA